The nucleotide sequence GTTAGCTAAAAAAACTCTCAAAGTTATATTATTTTGAGAGCTTTTTTTAGTACATTCAAAACATTTATATGTTATTATTATAATATTATAAATATCGGAGGAAATATGGATAATAAGAAATTGTTTGTATTTATAAAGTACTTTACACTAGTTTTTATGATTGTTGGAATTATTTTTGGAGGGAAGGAATTTAATGCACAGAATATTACATTAATGCTTATACTTATAATAAATCATCAGTTAAGAACCTTCTCTTTAAATAAGTATATTCATAAAATTATATCTTTTATTCTTGAGATAGTTCTTGTTGTCATATGTAATTTTTGGATTTCAGGATATCTATTTACATATTTAATATTGCTAGCTATAGATGCTAATGTAATGTTTAAGAAATTTTTAGCTTCTACCTTTAATGTTGTGATAATTTTAATTGGTGTTTATTTTTCTTTCAATTATAGTTTGAACTATAAGATAATGAATCTTGGTGTTTCAATTATTATTATAGCTGTATTTTATTTCAATAAATATGAAAATGAGAAGAAAATTGAAGCTCAAGATCTTTATGACAGATTAAGAATATCAGAAGAAAAGCTTAAAAAGGCTAATAGGGACTTAGAGATGTATGCTTCTTCTGTTGAAGAGTTAACGCTTTTAAGAGAGCGAAATAGAATTTCCAGAGAAATACATGATAGTGTAGGACATTCATTATCTACAATGGTTATTCAGCTTGGAGCCATTGAGAAGATTATAAGGAAGGCTCCAGAGAAGGCAGAGCTTCTTACAAAAAACTTAAGAAAGTTTACTCAAAAAAGTCTTGATGAAGTTAGAGCAGCTGTAAGAGCAATAAAACCTAAGGAATTCGAAGAATATGAGGGGATATTAAGTATTGAGGAACTTATAAGTAATTTCAAAAAGATGGCCAACATAGATGTCAGATTAGCTTTTACAAAAGAAAAATGGTCACTAAATTCTGATCAATCATTTGTACTATATAGGATAGTTCAGGAGTTCTTGTCTAATAGTGCAAGGCATGGAAGGGCATCTAGGGTTGATGTAATAATGGCATTTAGTGAAAAAAATTTACTTGTTACATTAAAAGATAATGGACAAGGATGCCAGAGTATTATTGAAGGAGTAGGTATGAAAAGTATGAGAGAAAGGGTAAAGGAGCTTGGAGGATATTTTGAATATAAGACTGCACCTTATGAAGGATTTACTGTAAAAATAGAGCTAGCTAAAAGAGAAAAACTTAAAGTATATTCTGGAGGCGAAAATAATGGATAATATTAAGGTCGTAATTGTAGATGATGAGAAATTAGTAGTTGATGGATTAAAGATAATACTTGAAACCTATGAAGATATAAAAGTTGTTGGAACTGCTAAGAATGGAGAAGAGGCACTTAGGGTTTGTAGACAAAGTAGTCCTGATGTTGTTTTAATGGATATAAGGATGCCTAAATGTGATGGAGTTTTGGGTACTAAGCTTATAAAGAAGGAATTTAAGGATATAAAGATTTTGATCCTAACAACTTTTAATGATGTTAAATATATTCATGAAGCACTTAAGTATGGGGCATCAGGATATATACTAAAAGATAGTGATTATGAGCTTATTTATGAAGGCATAAAAGCAGCTTTTAAAGGAAATGTAGTAATTAATCCAGAGGTTGCATCAAAAATATTAAGTGAAAATGGAGAATACAATAAAGAGCAAGCATTAGAAGAGGTTAAGACTAAATATGATTTGAGTGACAAGGAAATAAATATAGTAAGAGAAATTGCTAGTGGATTATCTAATAAGGAGATAGCAGAGAAACTTTTTCTTTCTGAAGGAACCATAAAGAATAATATAAGCATTATATTTTCTAAATTGAATTTAAGGGATAGAACACAGGTAACAATATTTGCCTTTAAAAATAACATAGTGACTTAAGTAACTTCAAAAAAATAACTAGTAGTTATAAAATGTACTTAAAAATAAAGGTTCTATAAAAGGAAGTGATTTTTTGAATAATATGGTTGAGGTAAAAAATGTTACTAAAAGATTTAATGATAAATTAGTTCTTGATAATATCTCCTTTGAGGTGAAAAAGGGAGATATTTTTGGTTTTATAGGTCCTAATGGAGCAGGAAAATCAACACTTATAAATATAATGACAGGACTTTTAAGTCCAAACAGTGGTGATATTGAGCTTGGAGGTCATTCTATTTTGAAGGAGCCTGTGGAAGCAAAAAGACTAATAGGACTTGTACCGCAACAATTAGCCTTAATGGAGGATTTTTCGGCTTATGATAATCTTAGGTATTTTGGTTCTTTTTATGGTATGTATGGAAAAAAACTTAGAGAAAGAATACATGAAGTGCTTGAGGTTACAGGATTATTATATAGAAAAAATGAGAAGGTTAAAAAGTTTTCCGGAGGAATGAAGAGAAGACTTAATCTTGCAGTGGCTATAATACATAATCCTAAGATTCTTATAATGGATGAGCCTACAGTTGGAGTAGATCCACAGTCGAGAAACTGCATTTTTGAATATATAAAGAAGGTTAATAAAGAAGAAAATACAACGGTTATTTATACATCGCATTATATGGAAGAAGTCGAGTTAATCTGTAAAAATATATTTATATTAGATTCCGGAAAAGAAGTAGCAAGAGGTTCTAAGACTGAAATAAAAGCACTTTCAAATATGAATGGAACAATACAACTTAAAGTTGATACTTTCGATGAAAAATTTCTTTTGAGGTTAAAAGAAATTTCAGGTGTGAGAAATGTATTTGTGGAGGATGGTACAATAAAAATTTTAATAGATGAATGGAAATTTCAGATTAGGAATTTACTAGAGGCAGCAGTAAAAGAGAATATAGAAATAATTGATTTTAACAAAAGCGAAGTTTCATTAGAAGAAGTATTTCTTTCTCTTACAGGGAAAAAGTTAAGGGATTAGGTGAAATAAATGAGAGCAAGGATTATCAGCACACTAACCATGAAGGGACTATTTGTAGGATGGAAGCAAATTGTTTTATTGTATGCTATTTTTCCACTTTCCATATGTTTTGTTATGAGTTATTTTTCTAAAGGAGTTTATAAAGTAGAAGAAAACAAAGTTGGTATAACTATAGTGGATAAGGATAATAGTAAAGTATCACATGATTTTAAGGATATATTTAATAGAAAAGACATGAGGAGATTTTTTAAGTTATCTAAAAAGGGTGATTATAGTATAACATTAAAAAAGGGAAAAAATAAAAATTCACTTTATGTAGTAGTAGATGAAAAAAAACAGGTTTCAGAACATAACAAAGAGCTTATAAAAAGTGTTATTAAAAATTATAACGAAGAGGTAAAAAGTAAAGATATCTTTAATATCGAAATCATTCAAACTAAGTCTGTAAACAATGAAAAGTCCATATCCTCTTATGAATCGGAAGCAGCAACTATTATAACGTATATAATGATAATAATGATTATGTCTTGTTCTAAAGCTCATTACTTGGAAAAAGAAAACGGTATGTTTAAAAGAATGATGTCCATGCCATTAACCAAAATTAATATATTTAATTACTATATTTTAATATATTTTGTATATGGATTTTGTTTAGGTATGCTATATATAGCTGCTTTTATGATAGCTAAATTTGCATTTTTTAATATTAACTTTATAAATTTAATTGTATTACTAATAGGACAAAGCTTAATAGTAGCTTCAGCGTCAGGTTTTTTTATTGTTTTCTTGAAAAAAAATTCAGCTAATGTGATTCTTACTACATTACTTTTGATTGAGACATGTCTAGGTGGCGGATTTATTCCTAAAG is from Clostridium acetobutylicum ATCC 824 and encodes:
- a CDS encoding sensor histidine kinase; protein product: MDNKKLFVFIKYFTLVFMIVGIIFGGKEFNAQNITLMLILIINHQLRTFSLNKYIHKIISFILEIVLVVICNFWISGYLFTYLILLAIDANVMFKKFLASTFNVVIILIGVYFSFNYSLNYKIMNLGVSIIIIAVFYFNKYENEKKIEAQDLYDRLRISEEKLKKANRDLEMYASSVEELTLLRERNRISREIHDSVGHSLSTMVIQLGAIEKIIRKAPEKAELLTKNLRKFTQKSLDEVRAAVRAIKPKEFEEYEGILSIEELISNFKKMANIDVRLAFTKEKWSLNSDQSFVLYRIVQEFLSNSARHGRASRVDVIMAFSEKNLLVTLKDNGQGCQSIIEGVGMKSMRERVKELGGYFEYKTAPYEGFTVKIELAKREKLKVYSGGENNG
- a CDS encoding response regulator transcription factor → MDNIKVVIVDDEKLVVDGLKIILETYEDIKVVGTAKNGEEALRVCRQSSPDVVLMDIRMPKCDGVLGTKLIKKEFKDIKILILTTFNDVKYIHEALKYGASGYILKDSDYELIYEGIKAAFKGNVVINPEVASKILSENGEYNKEQALEEVKTKYDLSDKEINIVREIASGLSNKEIAEKLFLSEGTIKNNISIIFSKLNLRDRTQVTIFAFKNNIVT
- a CDS encoding ABC transporter ATP-binding protein, translating into MVEVKNVTKRFNDKLVLDNISFEVKKGDIFGFIGPNGAGKSTLINIMTGLLSPNSGDIELGGHSILKEPVEAKRLIGLVPQQLALMEDFSAYDNLRYFGSFYGMYGKKLRERIHEVLEVTGLLYRKNEKVKKFSGGMKRRLNLAVAIIHNPKILIMDEPTVGVDPQSRNCIFEYIKKVNKEENTTVIYTSHYMEEVELICKNIFILDSGKEVARGSKTEIKALSNMNGTIQLKVDTFDEKFLLRLKEISGVRNVFVEDGTIKILIDEWKFQIRNLLEAAVKENIEIIDFNKSEVSLEEVFLSLTGKKLRD
- a CDS encoding ABC transporter permease, whose product is MRARIISTLTMKGLFVGWKQIVLLYAIFPLSICFVMSYFSKGVYKVEENKVGITIVDKDNSKVSHDFKDIFNRKDMRRFFKLSKKGDYSITLKKGKNKNSLYVVVDEKKQVSEHNKELIKSVIKNYNEEVKSKDIFNIEIIQTKSVNNEKSISSYESEAATIITYIMIIMIMSCSKAHYLEKENGMFKRMMSMPLTKINIFNYYILIYFVYGFCLGMLYIAAFMIAKFAFFNINFINLIVLLIGQSLIVASASGFFIVFLKKNSANVILTTLLLIETCLGGGFIPKVKANTVFIGFMKFEPLKFVSEAYKNIITYNSLGNIEKNLIIMVVVSFVLYIISLAKVKVSWEE